Proteins encoded in a region of the Cotesia glomerata isolate CgM1 unplaced genomic scaffold, MPM_Cglom_v2.3 scaffold_82, whole genome shotgun sequence genome:
- the LOC123274846 gene encoding cyclin-dependent kinase 2-associated protein 1-like, whose protein sequence is MNMEGELTKLPAGTTITKIVESPITVPNPRNIQSTVPHVTVTAIPGQSKYVQLLNVIEELGRDIRPTYAGSRSSAERIKRGLVHARLLVRDCLHETERSARQ, encoded by the coding sequence atgaacatgGAAGGAGAATTAACTAAACTGCCAGCTGGAACGACGATAACGAAGATCGTCGAGTCGCCGATAACAGTACCAAACCCCAGGAACATTCAATCCACAGTGCCTCACGTGACGGTCACCGCGATACCCGGACAGTCAAAGTACGTCCAACTGCTGAACGTGATCGAGGAGCTGGGGCGAGACATTCGTCCGACCTACGCAGGAAGCAGGAGCTCCGCGGAACGCATCAAGCGCGGTCTCGTTCACGCCCGCTTGCTAGTCAGAGACTGTCTTCATGAGACTGAACGAAGTGCTCGCCAATAA
- the LOC123274842 gene encoding mediator of RNA polymerase II transcription subunit 15-like isoform X1 produces MYEFENGGLMSETAEERAIRLYTAAERMKNVRAKESEDQAALRRMQEAQRMARHRAKKKRCLDENLAREISKIAELSKMPDAATIAQMSEMNMNKISAELKQMMERGKVPEHIVQMAQLAEFSKMTELNKMSQDMAKRYEMEKMAEYAKTTEYMKMQEIAKMSELAKMNEMVKYSEMAKYSNDISKMNEIAKMNEMMKISQMAKINEVQRMNEIAKLNEMVKMTEMAKYNDMTKYNEIAQINEMAKEFVKMSEKSKMNEMIKMANMQNDITKMPEYSKMAEMAKLTELAKLNEITITKLNDPPSHQQSHHQQHHQQQHHHQSHQQHQQQQQQQQQQQQQQQQHQHQQHHHQQQQQQHHQPQQPPPPPQKQEISRIPEPVITVPNPRNLQNVQSAQVQSVQASPSSTINFPSVPGQGKYAQLLVIIEELGRDIRLSYAGSRSAAERLKMGIQHARILVRECLLETEHNARQ; encoded by the coding sequence ATGTACGAGTTTGAAAACGGGGGACTGATGTCAGAGACGGCTGAGGAACGTGCTATCAGACTGTACACGGCGGCTGAGAGGATGAAGAACGTCAGGGCCAAGGAGTCCGAGGACCAGGCGGCTCTCAGGAGGATGCAGGAGGCCCAAAGAATGGCCAGGCATCGCGCTAAAAAGAAGCGCTGCCTCGACGAGAACCTCGCGAGGGAAATTTCAAAGATTGCTGAGCTCTCTAAGATGCCAGACGCAGCGACAATCGCCCAGATGTCAGAGATGAACATGAACAAAATATCAGCGGAGCTAAAGCAGATGATGGAAAGGGGAAAAGTGCCTGAACACATTGTCCAGATGGCTCAGCTGGCCGAGTTCAGCAAGATGACCGAGCTTAACAAGATGTCCCAGGACATGGCCAAGAGATACGAAATGGAGAAGATGGCCGAGTACGCGAAAACTACCGAGTATATGAAAATGCAGGAGATTGCTAAGATGTCAGAGTTGGCCAAAATGAACGAGATGGTCAAGTACTCCGAGATGGCCAAGTATTCCAATGATATTTCCAAGATGAACGAAATCGCCAAGATGAACGAGATGATGAAAATCTCGCAGATGGCCAAGATAAACGAGGTCCAGCGAATGAATGAAATTGCCAAGCTTAATGAAATGGTGAAGATGACCGAGATGGCCAAGTACAATGACATGACCAAGTACAATGAGATCGCCCAGATCAACGAGATGGCCAAGGAGTTTGTTAAGATGAGCGAAAAGTCCAAGATGAATGAAATGATCAAGATGGCCAACATGCAGAACGATATCACCAAGATGCCTGAGTACTCGAAGATGGCCGAGATGGCCAAGCTCACTGAACTGGCCAAGCTCAATGAGATTACCATCACCAAGCTCAACGACCCACCGTCTCATCAGCAGTCCCATCATCAGCAGCACCATCAGCAGCAACACCACCATCAATCCCACCAGCAGcatcaacaacaacaacaacaacaacaacaacaacaacaacaacaacaacaacaccAACACCAGCAGCATCATcatcagcagcagcagcagcagcaccACCAGCCCCAGCAACCACCTCCTCCTCCGCAGAAGCAGGAAATCTCCAGGATCCCGGAACCTGTGATCACTGTCCCGAACCCCAGGAACCTCCAGAATGTCCAGTCGGCGCAGGTTCAAAGTGTACAGGCGAGTCCGTCGAGTACTATTAATTTTCCCTCAGTACCTGGACAAGGAAAGTACGCGCAATTGTTGGTAATTATTGAGGAACTCGGTCGAGATATTCGCCTGTCGTACGCTGGGAGTCGCAGCGCCGCGGAGAGGCTCAAAATGGGGATCCAGCACGCGAGGATCTTGGTCAGAGAGTGTTTGCTGGAGACCGAGCACAATGCCAGGCAATGA
- the LOC123274842 gene encoding putative cyclin-dependent serine/threonine-protein kinase DDB_G0272797/DDB_G0274007 isoform X2, translating into MYEFENGGLMSETAEERAIRLYTAAERMKNVRAKESEDQAALRRMQEAQRMARHRAKKKRCLDENLAREISKIAELSKMPDAATIAQMSEMNMNKISAELKQMMERGKVPEHIVQMAQLAEFSKMTELNKMSQDMAKRYEMEKMAEYAKTTEYMKMQEIAKMSELAKMNEMVKYSEMAKYSNDISKMNEIAKMNEMMKISQMAKINEVQRMNEIAKLNEMVKMTEMAKYNDMTKYNEIAQINEMAKEFVKMSEKSKMNEMIKMANMQNDITKMPEYSKMAEMAKLTELAKLNEITITKLNDPPSHQQSHHQQHHQQQHHHQSHQQHQQQQQHQQHHHQQQQQQHHQPQQPPPPPQKQEISRIPEPVITVPNPRNLQNVQSAQVQSVQASPSSTINFPSVPGQGKYAQLLVIIEELGRDIRLSYAGSRSAAERLKMGIQHARILVRECLLETEHNARQ; encoded by the exons ATGTACGAGTTTGAAAACGGGGGACTGATGTCAGAGACGGCTGAGGAACGTGCTATCAGACTGTACACGGCGGCTGAGAGGATGAAGAACGTCAGGGCCAAGGAGTCCGAGGACCAGGCGGCTCTCAGGAGGATGCAGGAGGCCCAAAGAATGGCCAGGCATCGCGCTAAAAAGAAGCGCTGCCTCGACGAGAACCTCGCGAGGGAAATTTCAAAGATTGCTGAGCTCTCTAAGATGCCAGACGCAGCGACAATCGCCCAGATGTCAGAGATGAACATGAACAAAATATCAGCGGAGCTAAAGCAGATGATGGAAAGGGGAAAAGTGCCTGAACACATTGTCCAGATGGCTCAGCTGGCCGAGTTCAGCAAGATGACCGAGCTTAACAAGATGTCCCAGGACATGGCCAAGAGATACGAAATGGAGAAGATGGCCGAGTACGCGAAAACTACCGAGTATATGAAAATGCAGGAGATTGCTAAGATGTCAGAGTTGGCCAAAATGAACGAGATGGTCAAGTACTCCGAGATGGCCAAGTATTCCAATGATATTTCCAAGATGAACGAAATCGCCAAGATGAACGAGATGATGAAAATCTCGCAGATGGCCAAGATAAACGAGGTCCAGCGAATGAATGAAATTGCCAAGCTTAATGAAATGGTGAAGATGACCGAGATGGCCAAGTACAATGACATGACCAAGTACAATGAGATCGCCCAGATCAACGAGATGGCCAAGGAGTTTGTTAAGATGAGCGAAAAGTCCAAGATGAATGAAATGATCAAGATGGCCAACATGCAGAACGATATCACCAAGATGCCTGAGTACTCGAAGATGGCCGAGATGGCCAAGCTCACTGAACTGGCCAAGCTCAATGAGATTACCATCACCAAGCTCAACGACCCACCGTCTCATCAGCAGTCCCATCATCAGCAGCACCATCAGCAGCAACACCACCATCAATCCCACCAGCAGcatcaacaacaacaa cAACACCAGCAGCATCATcatcagcagcagcagcagcagcaccACCAGCCCCAGCAACCACCTCCTCCTCCGCAGAAGCAGGAAATCTCCAGGATCCCGGAACCTGTGATCACTGTCCCGAACCCCAGGAACCTCCAGAATGTCCAGTCGGCGCAGGTTCAAAGTGTACAGGCGAGTCCGTCGAGTACTATTAATTTTCCCTCAGTACCTGGACAAGGAAAGTACGCGCAATTGTTGGTAATTATTGAGGAACTCGGTCGAGATATTCGCCTGTCGTACGCTGGGAGTCGCAGCGCCGCGGAGAGGCTCAAAATGGGGATCCAGCACGCGAGGATCTTGGTCAGAGAGTGTTTGCTGGAGACCGAGCACAATGCCAGGCAATGA
- the LOC123274845 gene encoding putative uncharacterized protein DDB_G0280071, translating to MNGQWNAEDMSSKLLLSPSSSSSSSSSRRARTLSGNSSTNVTVNNNNNGEKKRNSRKPIPRPHETEEEAILRRFHDAQRMARFRAKKKKAMEEAKALEAAKLTELAMITELKRRNVVFQIKPSSHINNNNNNNKNKNHNNINHNSSNNNNKSISGGKSKGSSLMMIKPELSQREAPSLVPSAQGKYSQLLEVIEELGRDIRLTYAGSRTSAERLKMGIIQARMLVRDCLLETEINLRQ from the coding sequence ATGAATGGTCAGTGGAATGCCGAAGACATGTCGTCGAAATTACTCCTATCTCCGTCGTCCTCCTCGTCGTCCTCGTCTTCTCGACGAGCCAGAACTTTGAGCGGGAATTCGAGCACAAACGTCACTgtaaataacaacaataatggggagaaaaaaagaaattcgAGAAAGCCGATACCAAGGCCACATGAAACCGAAGAAGAGGCTATCTTGAGGAGATTCCACGACGCACAAAGAATGGCGCGTTTTCGGGCCAAGAAAAAAAAGGCCATGGAGGAGGCGAAGGCGCTCGAGGCCGCTAAATTGACCGAACTCGCCATGATCACCGAATTGAAACGACGCAATGTTGTTTTCCAAATCAAACCTAGCAgtcatattaataataataataataacaataaaaataaaaatcacaataatattaatcataatagcagtaataataataataaaagtattagTGGAGGAAAAAGCAAAGGAAGCTCGTTGATGATGATAAAACCAGAGCTGAGCCAGAGAGAAGCTCCAAGTTTGGTACCAAGTGCCCAGGGCAAGTACTCTCAATTATTGGAAGTGATAGAGGAACTCGGCAGAGACATCAGACTGACCTACGCTGGTAGTAGGACGTCGGCGGAGAGACTGAAAATGGGAATCATACAGGCGCGGATGCTAGTCAGAGATTGTCTGCTGGAAACTGAGATAAACTTgcgacaataa
- the LOC123274847 gene encoding phosphatidylinositol N-acetylglucosaminyltransferase subunit Y, translating into MFISNYEYYFLLLIVIIPVYLFFRLWSWIGWELFVNN; encoded by the coding sequence atgtTCATTTCAAATTACGAATATTATTTTCTCCTGCTAATTGTCATTATTCCAGTCTACTTATTTTTCCGTCTTTGGTCCTGGATCGGATGGGAATTGtttgtcaataattag